The following are encoded together in the Bacillus cereus group sp. RP43 genome:
- a CDS encoding ATP-binding protein, whose amino-acid sequence MRKGIVLKLFTLTTALCMLILATIFIGQTIFFKQYYANRKVEDIKVNLNSFEKNYLNYAGSADGIQKLEQDFLRENNTWITTLDQNGNLKHTDDFYVEITLERLEEKQFGQKTITIPLYNLMNIDEIESRILPSLVGKKVYFSGLLRNDSFITSYLQSAEGSLSWANKPLSKKLAERELKESEEKPRVAQDLIGEERKKVAGNLSDLEKKRVAQNSDFNINGTITKVQPSDGTVPVNPIYKNNLFLDNIKEFQANLLLKESNQIKYATQTMDFEKNDIKYKLLIKPIKEKDGSITYIYAMASLQPVDEAVQMVQDYYIYIVAFVVVLIFLASFYYSKQIAKPLLRINDTTKKIAHLDFTEKIPITSKDEIGDLSENINTLSNKLHSHIGQLEEDIEKERKLENTRKEFIAGVSHELKTPLSIMKSCISILKDGVAEHKKDYYFQAMEKEVDKMDILILDMLELAKFESGTYNMKMDSFYIDGVIEEICEQLSSEIEKKELSVHKHICPAEVVGNQNRIEQVIVNFLTNAIRYTQNKENIIISTIDEKDRIKVCIENKGAHIEEEQLDKIWDRFYRVDAARQRSQGGTGLGLAISKNILELHNAEYGVKNTKDGVLFYFYLPKKA is encoded by the coding sequence ATGAGAAAAGGGATTGTACTTAAATTATTTACCCTTACAACAGCCCTATGTATGTTGATTTTGGCGACGATATTTATTGGACAAACGATATTTTTTAAGCAATATTATGCGAATCGAAAAGTGGAAGACATTAAAGTGAATTTAAATTCTTTTGAAAAGAACTATTTAAATTATGCAGGAAGTGCAGATGGAATTCAGAAACTGGAGCAAGACTTTTTAAGAGAAAATAATACGTGGATTACAACATTAGATCAGAATGGGAATTTAAAACATACGGATGATTTTTATGTGGAGATTACTTTAGAGCGTTTGGAAGAGAAACAATTTGGACAAAAAACAATCACTATTCCTCTGTATAACCTCATGAATATAGATGAGATTGAAAGTAGGATACTACCTAGTTTGGTAGGAAAAAAGGTTTATTTTAGTGGTTTGCTAAGAAATGACAGTTTCATCACATCATATTTACAGTCAGCAGAGGGGAGTTTGAGCTGGGCTAATAAACCACTAAGTAAGAAGTTAGCTGAAAGGGAACTTAAGGAAAGTGAGGAAAAGCCAAGAGTAGCACAAGATTTAATCGGTGAGGAAAGAAAAAAAGTTGCTGGGAATTTGAGTGATTTGGAGAAGAAGAGGGTTGCTCAAAATTCCGATTTCAATATAAATGGAACAATTACGAAAGTGCAGCCTTCTGATGGAACAGTTCCCGTAAATCCAATTTATAAAAACAATTTGTTTTTGGATAATATAAAAGAATTTCAAGCTAATTTATTATTAAAAGAAAGCAATCAAATAAAATATGCAACACAAACAATGGACTTCGAAAAGAATGATATAAAATATAAATTATTAATCAAACCGATAAAAGAAAAAGACGGATCAATCACATATATATATGCGATGGCTTCTTTACAGCCTGTAGATGAGGCTGTACAAATGGTGCAAGATTATTACATCTATATTGTTGCATTTGTAGTCGTTCTAATTTTTCTAGCTTCGTTTTATTACTCAAAACAAATTGCAAAACCGTTACTAAGAATAAACGATACAACGAAAAAAATAGCGCATTTAGATTTTACAGAAAAAATTCCGATAACTTCAAAAGATGAAATCGGTGATTTATCGGAAAATATTAATACACTATCTAATAAACTACATTCACATATTGGACAGTTAGAAGAAGATATTGAAAAAGAAAGAAAGTTAGAAAACACAAGGAAAGAATTTATTGCAGGTGTATCGCATGAACTAAAAACGCCACTGAGTATTATGAAAAGCTGTATTTCCATTTTAAAAGATGGGGTAGCTGAACATAAGAAAGACTACTATTTTCAGGCGATGGAAAAAGAAGTAGACAAGATGGATATACTAATTTTGGATATGCTTGAATTAGCTAAATTTGAGTCTGGCACATATAACATGAAGATGGATTCTTTCTATATCGATGGAGTGATTGAAGAAATATGTGAACAGCTTTCATCGGAGATAGAGAAAAAAGAACTGAGTGTGCACAAGCATATATGTCCAGCTGAAGTGGTTGGGAATCAAAATAGAATTGAACAAGTTATAGTGAACTTCCTTACGAATGCAATACGTTATACACAAAATAAAGAGAATATCATTATTTCCACAATAGATGAAAAGGATCGTATCAAAGTGTGTATTGAAAATAAAGGCGCCCACATTGAAGAAGAGCAATTAGATAAAATTTGGGATCGTTTTTATCGCGTGGATGCAGCTCGTCAGCGTTCACAAGGTGGAACGGGGCTTGGGCTTGCTATTTCAAAGAATATTTTAGAATTGCACAATGCTGAATATGGGGTAAAGAATACAAAAGATGGTGTGTTATTTTACTTCTACTTACCGAAAAAAGCGTAG
- the thiT gene encoding energy-coupled thiamine transporter ThiT, which yields MRNTNLQAMIESAILAAFALVIDILPLSIKLPTGGSISFAMIPIFIIAYRWGFKTAFLGGLIWGLLQIVVGDAYILTPVQAFIEYFIAFAFIGFAGLFYRPIQKALAADNSNADHPSFGSRKDKPKQNKGKKALVYMIIATFVGSFARYFCHFIAGIIFFGQYAPKGQSAVLYSLIVNGSTMISSFMLCTVLLILLFKTSPRLFKSSGAYQMNREKKSA from the coding sequence ATGCGTAACACTAATTTACAAGCGATGATCGAATCTGCTATTCTTGCAGCCTTCGCCTTGGTCATCGATATTTTACCATTATCAATCAAACTTCCAACAGGCGGTTCCATCTCATTCGCTATGATTCCTATTTTTATTATCGCATACCGCTGGGGATTCAAAACGGCTTTCCTAGGTGGCTTAATTTGGGGACTTTTACAAATCGTCGTAGGTGATGCTTACATTTTAACACCTGTTCAAGCATTCATTGAGTACTTCATTGCATTTGCTTTTATCGGATTTGCTGGTTTATTCTATCGTCCAATTCAAAAAGCACTTGCCGCAGACAATAGTAATGCAGATCATCCAAGTTTTGGCAGTCGCAAAGATAAGCCCAAACAAAACAAAGGAAAAAAAGCACTCGTTTACATGATCATTGCCACATTTGTCGGTAGTTTTGCACGCTATTTCTGTCACTTTATTGCTGGTATTATTTTCTTTGGCCAATATGCACCAAAAGGTCAATCAGCTGTCTTATATTCATTAATTGTAAACGGCAGTACTATGATCAGTTCTTTCATGCTATGTACTGTATTACTAATTCTTTTATTTAAAACTTCACCACGCTTATTCAAAAGCAGCGGTGCTTATCAAATGAATAGAGAAAAGAAGAGCGCCTAA
- a CDS encoding FeoA family protein — translation MSLVDIKIGEKVLVKSVQSLDQLLKRRLAAFGLSEGSELRMKQKAMFKGPCTLECRGQLISIRHCDAKMIKVELA, via the coding sequence ATGAGCTTAGTAGATATTAAAATCGGTGAGAAAGTGTTAGTAAAAAGCGTTCAGTCTTTAGACCAATTATTAAAGAGAAGACTGGCAGCTTTCGGTCTTTCTGAAGGAAGCGAACTTCGCATGAAGCAGAAAGCGATGTTCAAAGGTCCTTGTACATTGGAGTGTCGTGGACAGTTAATTAGTATTCGTCATTGTGACGCGAAAATGATAAAGGTGGAATTAGCGTGA
- the feoB gene encoding ferrous iron transport protein B: protein MNKVALLGNPNTGKTSLFNALTGSYEYVGNWSGVTVEKKVGKLKDKQGTLIDLPGVYDLNPVSRDEGVVTNFLLTEEFQHMLNIVDSSQFERNMHLTLQLLEFGKPVSIGLNMVDVAKQRGIVIDVKRLSKLLSVTVVPVIARTGKGCEELLTTLKENDKKENRPFIISYGVQMDEGIGEIIALLETANYEHPRWLALQFLSNNEVVEKEMKALPIYKELVAIRSRLEEKLNCTLEEHIYKTREAYIEKLKTNVMKHEKEGKIPFSEKIDQLITHKILGLPIFLAVMFFIFQVTFTWIGTPLSDLLDEFLGGQLTDWVTAGLTSVGASDFIQALVTEGIIAGVGAVLVFVPQIFALFFFISLLEDSGYMARIAVVMDRIMEFFGLNGKAFIPMIIGFGCNVPGIMAARTIEQEKERLLTVLVTPFMSCSARLPVYALFAGVFFPNSQATVVFSLYVAGIVLALLVTKIMSLTILKAEKSIFVIELPPYRVPQAKTLWLSTWEKGKGFVRKAGTFIFGGSVVIWLLNYAGPSGFGVDMGDSFLAMIGGFIAPLFAPLGFGTWQAGASLLTGFLAKEVVVSTMAIIYAVKEDVLGNVMGAHYTALSAYAFMFFVLLYVPCLATVAVIKRETGSMKWTVFSVVYPLVVAYVLTLIIYQVGSLLGF, encoded by the coding sequence GTGAATAAGGTAGCTTTGCTAGGGAATCCGAATACAGGGAAAACATCATTATTTAATGCACTGACAGGTTCTTATGAATATGTAGGAAACTGGAGTGGTGTAACAGTAGAAAAAAAGGTTGGTAAATTAAAAGATAAGCAGGGAACATTAATCGATTTACCAGGCGTCTATGATTTAAATCCAGTTTCACGTGATGAAGGGGTTGTAACAAACTTTCTACTAACAGAAGAATTTCAGCATATGTTAAACATTGTGGATTCTTCGCAATTTGAGCGGAATATGCATTTAACGTTGCAATTGCTTGAATTTGGTAAGCCAGTTTCAATTGGTTTAAATATGGTTGATGTGGCGAAGCAAAGAGGAATTGTTATTGATGTAAAACGATTATCAAAACTATTAAGTGTGACAGTCGTTCCTGTCATCGCAAGAACTGGAAAAGGCTGTGAAGAATTACTTACGACTCTTAAAGAAAATGACAAAAAAGAGAATAGGCCATTCATTATTTCATATGGTGTACAAATGGATGAAGGGATTGGAGAGATAATCGCCCTTTTAGAGACGGCGAATTATGAGCATCCAAGATGGTTAGCCCTTCAATTTCTAAGTAATAACGAAGTAGTAGAAAAAGAAATGAAAGCATTACCAATTTATAAGGAACTTGTAGCCATTCGATCTCGTTTAGAAGAAAAACTTAATTGTACGTTGGAAGAGCATATTTACAAAACTCGTGAAGCGTATATTGAAAAGTTAAAAACAAATGTTATGAAGCATGAGAAAGAAGGGAAAATTCCTTTTTCGGAAAAAATCGATCAGTTAATTACACATAAAATTTTAGGACTTCCAATCTTTTTAGCAGTTATGTTTTTTATTTTTCAGGTTACGTTTACGTGGATTGGTACACCGTTATCTGATCTGTTAGATGAGTTTTTGGGTGGGCAGCTTACGGATTGGGTAACAGCTGGACTCACAAGTGTTGGTGCTTCAGATTTTATTCAAGCACTCGTTACAGAAGGTATTATTGCAGGTGTTGGTGCTGTATTAGTATTCGTTCCACAAATCTTTGCACTATTCTTTTTCATTTCATTATTAGAAGACTCGGGATATATGGCGCGAATTGCGGTTGTTATGGATAGAATTATGGAGTTCTTCGGATTAAACGGAAAAGCATTTATCCCAATGATTATCGGGTTTGGATGTAATGTACCAGGTATTATGGCGGCGAGAACGATTGAACAGGAGAAAGAACGTTTACTTACAGTTTTAGTAACTCCATTTATGTCTTGTTCAGCACGTTTACCTGTATATGCATTATTTGCGGGAGTATTCTTCCCTAATAGTCAGGCGACTGTTGTGTTCTCCTTATATGTTGCGGGAATTGTCCTTGCGTTATTAGTTACAAAAATTATGTCTCTTACAATTTTAAAAGCGGAAAAATCTATTTTCGTAATTGAATTACCTCCTTACCGTGTGCCACAAGCGAAAACGTTATGGCTAAGTACATGGGAGAAAGGTAAAGGATTTGTTCGTAAAGCGGGTACATTTATTTTCGGTGGTTCCGTTGTCATTTGGTTATTAAATTATGCAGGTCCATCAGGATTTGGTGTTGATATGGGAGACAGTTTCTTAGCAATGATTGGTGGATTTATTGCACCACTATTTGCACCGCTCGGCTTTGGAACTTGGCAAGCTGGGGCATCCCTTTTAACAGGATTTTTGGCAAAAGAAGTTGTCGTTTCAACAATGGCGATTATTTATGCGGTTAAAGAAGATGTGCTAGGAAATGTAATGGGGGCACATTATACTGCTTTATCAGCGTACGCATTTATGTTCTTTGTTTTATTATATGTTCCGTGCTTAGCGACAGTAGCTGTTATTAAACGTGAAACAGGATCGATGAAATGGACAGTTTTCTCTGTCGTTTATCCGCTCGTTGTTGCTTATGTATTAACGCTCATTATATACCAAGTTGGATCCTTACTCGGATTCTAG
- a CDS encoding FeoB-associated Cys-rich membrane protein, whose translation MMVNIIIGAIIFGYAAYTLVNFVKRSKKGKCAACSLNKSCQSQTCSPDMEQIAHK comes from the coding sequence GTGATGGTCAATATTATAATTGGAGCTATCATTTTTGGTTATGCAGCATATACGTTAGTTAATTTTGTAAAGAGAAGTAAAAAAGGAAAATGCGCAGCATGCTCTTTAAATAAGTCATGTCAGTCGCAAACTTGTAGTCCGGATATGGAGCAAATTGCTCATAAATAG
- a CDS encoding lipoprotein BA_5634 family protein: MKKLVGIGLAAAISFGALSGCSLLGEKANGIVAYGSDQQVNSIIDKNKSDIKEKNTYKMKLATLEGKKVLVMDKKTGEELVKKELLKKVEKDNAKAIDKLPAVTVEQGVLFAKEKVENAEINGTKLKYEGNSIIGDGRSYTDMFAIVDDAAYGKVTGEEKSVGVLKMNKDPKKEMADHRKAAEEAQLVKIK; this comes from the coding sequence ATGAAAAAATTAGTAGGAATCGGGTTAGCAGCAGCAATTTCATTCGGAGCATTATCAGGTTGTTCTTTATTAGGAGAAAAAGCGAACGGTATCGTTGCTTACGGTAGTGACCAACAAGTGAATTCAATCATTGATAAAAATAAATCTGACATAAAAGAAAAGAACACATACAAAATGAAACTTGCGACATTAGAAGGTAAAAAAGTACTTGTAATGGATAAGAAAACTGGTGAAGAGTTAGTGAAGAAAGAACTACTTAAGAAAGTAGAAAAAGACAATGCAAAAGCAATTGATAAATTACCAGCAGTAACAGTCGAACAAGGTGTATTATTTGCGAAAGAAAAAGTAGAAAACGCCGAAATTAATGGTACAAAATTGAAATATGAAGGTAATTCAATTATTGGTGATGGTCGTTCTTATACAGATATGTTTGCAATCGTCGATGATGCTGCATACGGAAAAGTAACAGGAGAAGAAAAATCTGTCGGTGTATTAAAAATGAATAAAGATCCTAAAAAAGAAATGGCTGATCATAGAAAAGCAGCAGAAGAAGCTCAATTAGTTAAAATTAAATAA
- a CDS encoding PspA/IM30 family protein, whose translation MSVFKRLRDLTMSNVYSLIEKAEDPVKMTDQYLRDMQADVQEAEKSVAAQIALEKKFKILFEEQEALVKKREEQAHMAVQASNLDLARRALEEKQNAEQKMNEYKASYEQNKAAADNLRLKLEEMRKQLTELKNKRETLVARVNAAKAQKNINQAMSGFDSNSAKAGLSRMEEKALQLEAEAEASGEIYKKEKSLDDEFASLNKNSVVDDELARIMKQYEK comes from the coding sequence ATGTCTGTATTTAAACGATTAAGAGATTTAACAATGTCGAATGTGTATTCATTAATTGAAAAAGCTGAAGATCCAGTTAAGATGACGGATCAATATTTACGCGATATGCAAGCGGATGTACAAGAAGCTGAGAAAAGTGTAGCAGCTCAAATCGCACTTGAGAAGAAATTTAAAATATTATTTGAAGAGCAAGAAGCACTTGTGAAAAAACGTGAAGAGCAAGCTCATATGGCTGTTCAAGCTAGTAACTTAGATCTTGCGCGCCGTGCTTTAGAAGAAAAACAAAATGCAGAGCAAAAGATGAATGAGTATAAAGCAAGCTATGAGCAAAACAAAGCTGCTGCTGATAACCTTCGCCTTAAGCTAGAAGAAATGCGTAAACAATTAACAGAGCTGAAAAATAAGCGTGAAACACTTGTAGCACGTGTAAATGCAGCGAAAGCACAAAAGAATATTAATCAGGCGATGTCTGGATTCGATTCAAATTCAGCAAAAGCTGGTTTAAGCCGTATGGAAGAGAAAGCACTTCAATTAGAGGCTGAAGCAGAAGCAAGCGGTGAAATTTACAAGAAAGAAAAGTCGTTAGATGATGAATTCGCAAGCTTAAACAAAAATTCTGTTGTTGACGATGAATTAGCTCGTATTATGAAGCAGTACGAGAAATAA